A single region of the Chelonoidis abingdonii isolate Lonesome George chromosome 23, CheloAbing_2.0, whole genome shotgun sequence genome encodes:
- the EPHA2 gene encoding ephrin type-A receptor 2, translating into MESGWAQAHLCIALLLLPGALLSSRAKEVVLLDFAKAHGELGWLTHPYGKGWDLLQNVMNESLIYIYSVCNVMEGDQDNWLRTNWIYRSEAERIFIELKFTVRDCNSFPGGANSCKETFNLYYAESDVDYGTNFQKRQFTKIDTIAPDEITVREDFASRNVKLNVEVRTVGPLSRKGFYLAFQDIGACVALLSVRIYYKKCPGVLQNMALFPETIAGADSQALAKVRGTCVEDAVASEEPSMHCNSDGEWLVPIGQCLCRAGYEKVEESCKACPAGFFKPDISGDACSKCPPHTLSSPEGSTSCPCEEGYFRAAEDPVSFPCTRPPSAPHNVMAIGLGAKVQLRWSPPRDTGGRKDITYSITCEQCWPDSGECRPCDNSIRYSDQPQGLTRTSLTISDLEPHVNYTFTVEARNGVSAYGPSRSYGTASISVNQTEPPRVTSVNLDSQTETSLSISWTIQPRQQSRVWKYEVTYSKKMDENSYSVLRSEGNSVTLSKLTPGTKYVVRVQALTQEGQGAYSMEYEFETRAEGSESTNTAAAVGGSISGIVLILIVVAVALYLHRRRRRSRARQSSEDVYFSKSEQLKPLKTYVDPHTYEDPNQAVLKFTTEIHPSCVTRQKVIGAGEFGEVYKGTLKHGKKDIPVAIKTLKVGYTEKQRVDFLSEASIMGQFCHHNIIRLEGVVSKYKPFMIITEYMENGALDKFLREKDGEFCMIQLVGMLRGIAAGMKYLANMNYVHRDLAARNILVNSQLVCKVSDFGLSRVLEDDPEATYTTSGGKIPIRWTAPEAISYRKFTSASDVWSYGIVMWEVMSYGERPYWELSNHEVMKAINEGFRLPAPMECPSAIYQLMMQCWQQERSRRPKFNDIVSILDKLIRAPESLKTMADFDPRVSIRLPSTSGSEGLPFRTVSEWLDSIKMNQYTENFLSSGYNAIEKVVQMSNNDIKKIGVRLPGHQKRIAYSLLGLKEQVSTVGIPI; encoded by the exons TCGTCCTGCTGGATTTTGCCAAGGCCCACGGGGAGCTCGGCTGGCTGACCCAtccttatgggaagggg TGGGATCTCCTCCAGAACGTCATGAACGAATCCCTCATCTACATCTACTCGGTCTGCAACGTGATGGAAGGCGACCAGGACAACTGGCTGCGAACCAACTGGATCTACCGCAGTGAGGCCGAGCGCATCTTCATCGAGCTGAAGTTCACGGTGCGGGACTGCAACAGCTTCCCGGGCGGGGCCAACTCCTGCAAAGAAACCTTCAACCTGTACTACGCCGAGTCGGACGTGGACTACGGCACCAACTTCCAGAAGCGCCAGTTCACGAAGATCGACACCATCGCGCCCGACGAGATCACCGTGCGCGAAGACTTCGCCTCCCGCAACGTCAAGCTCAACGTGGAGGTGCGCACGGTGGGGCCACTGAGCCGCAAGGGCTTCTACCTGGCCTTCCAGGACATTGGGGCTTGCGTGGCCCTGCTCTCCGTCCGCATATATTACAAGAAGTGCCCCGGTGTGCTGCAGAACATGGCGCTCTTCCCCGAGACCATCGCCGGTGCCGACTCACAGGCGCTGGCCAAGGTCAGGGGCACGTGCGTGGAGGACGCGGTGGCCAGCGAGGAGCCCAGCATGCATTGCAACTCGGACGGGGAATGGCTGGTGCCCATCGGGCAGTGCCTGTGCCGGGCAGGATACGAGAAGGTGGAGGAGAGCTGCAAAG CCTGCCCTGCTGGGTTCTTCAAGCCGGACATCTCCGGTGATGCCTGCTCCAAGTGTCCCCCCCACACTCTCTCCTCTCCCGAAGGTTCCACCTCGTGCCCATGTGAGGAAGGCTATTTCCGGGCGGCAGAGGATCCAGTGTCTTTCCCCTGCACCC GTCCCCCTTCCGCCCCCCACAACGTCATGGCCATTGGCTTGGGTGCCAAGGTGCAGCTGCGCTGGTCCCCGCCCCGTGACACGGGGGGCCGTAAGGACATCACCTACAGCATCACGTGTGAGCAGTGCTGGCCGGACTCGGGGGAGTGTCGGCCCTGTGACAACAGCATCCGCTATTCGGACCAGCCCCAGGGGCTGACCAGGACGTCTCTGACCATCAGCGACCTGGAGCCACATGTTAACTACACCTTCACCGTGGAGGCCAGGAACGGAGTGTCCGCCTACGGCCCCAGCCGCAGCTATGGCACTGCGAGCATCAGCGTCAACCAGACAG AGCCTCCCCGGGTGACATCGGTGAATTTGGACAGCCAGACTGAAACCAGCCTGAGCATCTCCTGGACCATCCAGCCCCGGCAGCAGAGCCGCGTCTGGAAGTATGAAGTCACCTACAGCAAGAAG ATGGATGAGAACAGCTACTCGGTCCTGCGCTCCGAAGGGAACTCGGTGACCCTCTCCAAGCTCACCCCGGGCACCAAGTACGTGGTGCGGGTCCAGGCCCTGACACAAGAAGGCCAGGGGGCCTACAGCATGGAGTATGAGTTTGAGACGCGTGCTGAGG GCTCCGAGAGTACAAACACGGCGGCTGCGGTCGGCGGCTCTATCTCTGGGATCGTTTTGATTCTGATCGTGGTAGCTGTCGCCCTCTACCTTCACCGACG GAGAAGGCGCTCGCGGGCCCGTCAGTCGTCCGAGGACGTTTACTTCTCCAAGTCTG AACAGCTGAAGCCCCTGAAGACCTACGTGGACCCCCACACCTATGAAGACCCCAACCAGGCGGTGCTGAAATTTACAACTGAGATTCACCCCTCGTGCGTCACCCGGCAGAAGGTGATTGGTGCAG GCGAATTCGGGGAAGTTTACAAGGGGACATTGAAACACGGGAAGAAAGACATCCCGGTGGCAATCAAGACCCTGAAGGTTGGCTACACGGAGAAGCAGCGCGTCGACTTCCTGAGCGAGGCCAGTATCATGGGCCAGTTCTGCCACCACAACATCATCCGGCTGGAGGGCGTCGTCTCCAAGT ACAAACCGTTCATGATCATCACTGAGTACATGGAGAACGGAGCCTTGGACAAGTTCCTGCGG GAGAAGGACGGTGAGTTCTGCATGATCCAGCTGGTGGGCATGCTGCGGGGCATCGCCGCGGGCATGAAGTACCTTGCCAACATGAACTACGTGCACCGGGACCTGGCTGCCCGCAACATCCTCGTCAACAGCCAGCTGGTCTGCAAGGTGTCCGACTTCGGCCTGTCTCGTGTCCTGGAGGATGATCCCGAGGCCACGTACACCACCAGC GGCGGCAAGATCCCCATCCGCTGGACGGCCCCGGAAGCCATCTCCTACCGGAAGTTCACCTCGGCCAGCGACGTGTGGAGTTACGGCATCGTCATGTGGGAGGTGATGTCCTACGGCGAGCGGCCCTACTGGGAGCTGTCCAACCACGAG GTCATGAAAGCCATCAATGAAGGCTTCCGACTGCCCGCCCCCATGGagtgcccctctgccatctaCCAGCTGATGATGCAGTGCTGGCAGCAGGAGAGGAGCCGCCGGCCCAAGTTCAATGACATCGTCAGCATCCTCGACAAGCTCATCCGGGCCCCTGAGTCGCTCAAGACCATGGCGGACTTCGACCCCCG GGTGTCCATCCGCCTGCCCAGCACCAGTGGCTCGGAGGGCCTTCCCTTCAGGACCGTCTCCGAGTGGCTGGACTCCATCAAGATGAACCAGTACACGGAGAACTTCCTGTCGAGCGGCTACAACGCCATTGAGAAAGTGGTGCAGATGAGCAACAA CGACATTAAGAAAATCGGGGTGCGTCTGCCGGGTCACCAGAAACGCATTGCCTACAGCCTGCTGGGCCTGAAGGAGCAGGTGAGCACGGTTGGCATCCCGATCTGA